The following are encoded in a window of Bacillus xiapuensis genomic DNA:
- the spoVM gene encoding stage V sporulation protein SpoVM produces MKFYTIKLPKFLGGLVRAMLGTLKK; encoded by the coding sequence ATGAAATTTTATACCATTAAATTGCCTAAGTTTCTAGGCGGATTAGTTCGTGCAATGCTTGGCACATTGAAAAAGTGA
- the rpmB gene encoding 50S ribosomal protein L28, with product MPKKCVVTGRKARSGNARSHAMNANKRTWGANLQKVRILVDGKPKRVWVSARALKSGKVERV from the coding sequence ATGCCTAAAAAGTGTGTTGTGACAGGTCGTAAAGCTCGTTCCGGCAACGCTCGTTCCCACGCTATGAACGCCAACAAGCGTACTTGGGGTGCTAACCTTCAAAAAGTTCGCATTCTAGTAGATGGAAAACCTAAACGCGTTTGGGTTTCTGCAAGAGCATTAAAATCCGGAAAAGTTGAGCGTGTATAA
- a CDS encoding Asp23/Gls24 family envelope stress response protein: MAIELKTKYGQIDISNDVIAMIAGGAAVDCYGIVGMASKNQIKDGITDILRRENFTRGVVVRQEEDQVYIDMYIIVSYGTKISEVANNVQSKVKYTLDQTVGLSVDSVNIFVQGVRVTNP; this comes from the coding sequence GTGGCCATTGAGCTGAAAACAAAGTACGGGCAAATTGATATCTCTAACGATGTAATTGCTATGATTGCGGGCGGAGCAGCAGTAGACTGCTATGGAATCGTCGGCATGGCATCTAAGAATCAAATAAAAGACGGAATTACCGATATATTGCGCCGGGAAAACTTCACTAGAGGAGTAGTCGTCCGACAAGAGGAAGATCAAGTTTACATTGATATGTACATTATTGTAAGTTACGGAACGAAAATTTCTGAAGTGGCCAACAATGTTCAATCAAAAGTTAAATACACGCTTGATCAAACAGTCGGTCTATCCGTTGATTCGGTAAATATATTTGTGCAAGGGGTTCGGGTAACGAACCCATAG